A window from Acinonyx jubatus isolate Ajub_Pintada_27869175 chromosome E1, VMU_Ajub_asm_v1.0, whole genome shotgun sequence encodes these proteins:
- the RARA gene encoding retinoic acid receptor alpha isoform X3, translating to MAVVVNQADQGSGAQALQRARKALPRLLAWFPVISHLAVPGVSAAIETQSSSSEEIVPSPPSPPPLPRIYKPCFVCQDKSSGYHYGVSACEGCKGFFRRSIQKNMVYTCHRDKNCIINKVTRNRCQYCRLQKCFEVGMSKESVRNDRNKKKKEAPKPECSESYTLTPEVGELIEKVRKAHQETFPALCQLGKYTTNNSSEQRVSLDIDLWDKFSELSTKCIIKTVEFAKQLPGFTTLTIADQITLLKAACLDILILRICTRYTPEQDTMTFSDGLTLNRTQMHNAGFGPLTDLVFAFANQLLPLEMDDAETGLLSAICLICGDRQDLEQPDRVDMLQEPLLEALKVYVRKRRPSRPHMFPKMLMKITDLRSISAKGAERVITLKMEIPGSMPPLIQEMLENSEGLDTLSGQPGSGGRDGGGLAPAPGSCSPSLSPSSNRSSPAAHSP from the exons ATGGCAGTGGTGGTCAACCAGGCTGACCAGGGAAGTGGTGCCCAGGCCCTGCAAAGAGCCAGGAAAGCCCTGCCAAGGTTGTTGGCCTGGTTCCCTGTCATCAGCCACCTGGCAGTCCCTGGTGTGTCTGCAG ccATTGAGACCCAGAGCAGCAGTTCCGAAGAGATAGTGCCCAGTCCTCCCtcgccaccccccctcccccgcatctACAAGCCTTGCTTTGTCTGTCAAGACAAATCCTCAGGCTACCACTATGGGGTCAGCGCCTGTGAGGGCTGCAAG GGCTTCTTCCGACGCAGCATCCAGAAGAACATGGTGTACACGTGTCACCGGGACAAGAACTGCATCATCAACAAGGTGACCCGGAACCGTTGCCAGTACTGCCGGCTGCAGAAGTGCTTTGAAGTGGGCATGTCCAAGGAGT CTGTGAGGAACGAcagaaacaagaagaagaaggaggcgCCCAAGCCTGAGTGCTCGGAGAGCTACACGCTGACGCCCGAGGTTGGGGAGCTCATCGAGAAGGTGCGCAAAGCGCACCAGGAGACCTTCCCCGCCCTCTGCCAGCTGGGCAAATACACTACG AACAACAGCTCAGAGCAACGTGTCTCTCTGGACATTGACCTCTGGGACAAGTTCAGTGAACTCTCCACCAAGTGCATCATTAAGACTGTGGAGTTCGCCAAGCAACTGCCCGGCTTTACCACCCTCACCATTGCCGACCAGATCACCCTCCTCAAGGCTGCCTGCCTGGACATCCTG ATCCTGCGGATCTGCACGCGGTACACGCCCGAGCAGGACACAATGACCTTCTCAGATGGGCTGACCCTGAACCGGACCCAGATGCACAATGCCGGCTTCGGCCCCCTCACGGATCTGGTCTTCGCATTTGCCAACCAGCTGCTGCCCCTGGAGATGGATGATGCTGAGACTGGTCTTCTCAGTGCCATCTGTCTTATctgtggag ACCGGCAGGACCTGGAGCAGCCAGACAGGGTGGACATGCTTCAGGAGCCGCTGCTGGAGGCGCTGAAGGTCTATGTGCGGAAACGGAGGCCCAGCCGCCCCCACATGTTCCCCAAGATGCTGATGAAGATCACGGACCTGCGAAGCATCAGTGCTAAGG GGGCTGAGCGGGTGATCACGCTGAAGATGGAGATCCCGGGCTCCATGCCACCTCTCATCCAGGAAATGCTAGAGAACTCCGAGGGCCTGGACACTCTGAGCGGACAGCCAGGGAGCGGGGGGCGGGATGGGGGTGGCCTGGCCCCCGCCCCCGGTAGCTGtagccccagcctcagccccagctCAAACAGAAGCAGCCCGGCCGCCCACTCCCCGTGA
- the RARA gene encoding retinoic acid receptor alpha isoform X2: MYESVEVGGLTPTPNPFLVVDFYNQNRACLLPEKGLPAPGPYSTPLRTPLWNGSNHSIETQSSSSEEIVPSPPSPPPLPRIYKPCFVCQDKSSGYHYGVSACEGCKGFFRRSIQKNMVYTCHRDKNCIINKVTRNRCQYCRLQKCFEVGMSKESVRNDRNKKKKEAPKPECSESYTLTPEVGELIEKVRKAHQETFPALCQLGKYTTNNSSEQRVSLDIDLWDKFSELSTKCIIKTVEFAKQLPGFTTLTIADQITLLKAACLDILILRICTRYTPEQDTMTFSDGLTLNRTQMHNAGFGPLTDLVFAFANQLLPLEMDDAETGLLSAICLICGDRQDLEQPDRVDMLQEPLLEALKVYVRKRRPSRPHMFPKMLMKITDLRSISAKGAERVITLKMEIPGSMPPLIQEMLENSEGLDTLSGQPGSGGRDGGGLAPAPGSCSPSLSPSSNRSSPAAHSP; this comes from the exons ATGTACGAGAGTGTGGAAGTGGGGgggctcacccccacccccaatcccttCCTGGTGGTGGATTTTTATAACCAGAACCGGGCCTGTTTGCTCCCGGAGAAAGGGCTCCCCGCCCCTGGTCCCTACTCCACCCCGCTCCGGACTCCGCTTTGGAATGGCTCAAACCACT ccATTGAGACCCAGAGCAGCAGTTCCGAAGAGATAGTGCCCAGTCCTCCCtcgccaccccccctcccccgcatctACAAGCCTTGCTTTGTCTGTCAAGACAAATCCTCAGGCTACCACTATGGGGTCAGCGCCTGTGAGGGCTGCAAG GGCTTCTTCCGACGCAGCATCCAGAAGAACATGGTGTACACGTGTCACCGGGACAAGAACTGCATCATCAACAAGGTGACCCGGAACCGTTGCCAGTACTGCCGGCTGCAGAAGTGCTTTGAAGTGGGCATGTCCAAGGAGT CTGTGAGGAACGAcagaaacaagaagaagaaggaggcgCCCAAGCCTGAGTGCTCGGAGAGCTACACGCTGACGCCCGAGGTTGGGGAGCTCATCGAGAAGGTGCGCAAAGCGCACCAGGAGACCTTCCCCGCCCTCTGCCAGCTGGGCAAATACACTACG AACAACAGCTCAGAGCAACGTGTCTCTCTGGACATTGACCTCTGGGACAAGTTCAGTGAACTCTCCACCAAGTGCATCATTAAGACTGTGGAGTTCGCCAAGCAACTGCCCGGCTTTACCACCCTCACCATTGCCGACCAGATCACCCTCCTCAAGGCTGCCTGCCTGGACATCCTG ATCCTGCGGATCTGCACGCGGTACACGCCCGAGCAGGACACAATGACCTTCTCAGATGGGCTGACCCTGAACCGGACCCAGATGCACAATGCCGGCTTCGGCCCCCTCACGGATCTGGTCTTCGCATTTGCCAACCAGCTGCTGCCCCTGGAGATGGATGATGCTGAGACTGGTCTTCTCAGTGCCATCTGTCTTATctgtggag ACCGGCAGGACCTGGAGCAGCCAGACAGGGTGGACATGCTTCAGGAGCCGCTGCTGGAGGCGCTGAAGGTCTATGTGCGGAAACGGAGGCCCAGCCGCCCCCACATGTTCCCCAAGATGCTGATGAAGATCACGGACCTGCGAAGCATCAGTGCTAAGG GGGCTGAGCGGGTGATCACGCTGAAGATGGAGATCCCGGGCTCCATGCCACCTCTCATCCAGGAAATGCTAGAGAACTCCGAGGGCCTGGACACTCTGAGCGGACAGCCAGGGAGCGGGGGGCGGGATGGGGGTGGCCTGGCCCCCGCCCCCGGTAGCTGtagccccagcctcagccccagctCAAACAGAAGCAGCCCGGCCGCCCACTCCCCGTGA